A DNA window from Propionispora vibrioides contains the following coding sequences:
- the dnaG gene encoding DNA primase, translating into MKDKDYEDFVERLRAESDIVSIISQYVPLKKKGKNYWGCCPFHNEKSPSFSVTPDKGFFYCFGCQSGGNVFTFLMKMENMVFPEAVKLLANKLNIPVPEREKTEKERQIERERVTLFRANELARDFFYACLTKTNFAGGARKYLEHRGITQEAVKQFGLGFAPPAWDKLVNGLSTRGIQLETMIKAGLAAERNSGEGAYDRFRNRIMFPICDLRGRVVGFGGRVLDDSQPKYLNSPETLVFNKRHILFGLNLADKFIRETGQAIVVEGYMDVIAAHSAGVRNTVASLGTAFTLEQAKSLRSVHEIVFAYDSDAAGQNATLRALEIAKKLGITIKVIAIPDGKDPDEYIRKHGADAFKLLVTESLSLVEYSLRSSLQTIDYSTLEGKVAVVSKMIPVLASLDNAVEINEYITQTSEALSIDESSIRSELRKYLNIEKKDRIVNVGKDSSAVYLKNRQVSPTEQAEKTIIRFMCEDMSIIPYIEVQLTLEDIQDERRKKIMKSICNAYNMEKNITDISFQETLGEEAALEFSHIMLMDIQLTNMTQMVDDCIKKIRLFSLKKLYEEHRLRADELHRMGDSSFLQELAESQRINDEITKLHQS; encoded by the coding sequence ATGAAAGATAAGGATTATGAGGATTTTGTTGAGAGGCTGCGTGCGGAGAGCGATATTGTCAGTATTATCTCCCAATATGTCCCCTTGAAAAAGAAAGGGAAAAATTATTGGGGATGCTGTCCGTTTCATAATGAAAAGTCTCCGTCTTTTTCTGTCACTCCTGATAAAGGCTTTTTCTATTGTTTTGGCTGTCAATCAGGTGGTAATGTCTTTACCTTCTTAATGAAGATGGAAAACATGGTTTTCCCGGAAGCGGTAAAACTGCTGGCTAATAAACTTAATATTCCGGTGCCGGAGAGGGAAAAGACAGAAAAGGAGCGCCAGATTGAGCGGGAAAGAGTTACTTTGTTCCGTGCCAATGAATTAGCCAGGGATTTTTTTTATGCCTGTCTTACGAAAACAAATTTTGCTGGAGGAGCAAGGAAATATCTGGAGCACCGGGGAATTACACAAGAAGCGGTCAAGCAATTTGGTCTAGGATTCGCTCCGCCGGCGTGGGATAAGCTGGTGAACGGGCTTTCTACAAGAGGCATTCAGCTTGAGACCATGATTAAGGCTGGCTTGGCTGCTGAGAGAAATTCCGGCGAAGGCGCTTATGACAGGTTTCGCAACCGGATTATGTTTCCTATTTGTGACTTACGTGGTCGTGTTGTCGGTTTTGGCGGAAGAGTGCTTGATGATAGCCAGCCTAAATATCTTAATTCACCGGAGACGCTAGTCTTTAATAAGCGGCATATTTTATTCGGGCTTAATCTGGCAGATAAATTTATCCGGGAGACAGGACAGGCCATCGTTGTAGAAGGTTACATGGATGTTATTGCGGCTCATTCGGCCGGTGTAAGAAACACGGTGGCGTCGTTAGGGACGGCGTTTACCCTGGAACAGGCAAAAAGCCTGCGATCGGTTCATGAAATTGTGTTTGCCTATGACAGTGATGCAGCCGGGCAGAATGCTACGCTCAGAGCGTTGGAAATCGCTAAAAAATTGGGCATAACTATTAAAGTGATAGCAATTCCCGATGGCAAAGATCCTGATGAATATATCAGAAAACATGGGGCTGATGCTTTTAAGCTGCTCGTTACCGAGAGCCTGTCGCTTGTGGAGTATAGTTTGCGCAGCTCATTACAAACCATAGATTATTCTACGCTGGAAGGCAAGGTGGCAGTGGTCAGTAAAATGATTCCTGTTTTAGCCTCGCTTGACAATGCGGTTGAGATTAATGAGTACATTACGCAAACTTCTGAGGCGTTGTCCATTGATGAAAGTTCTATTCGCAGTGAACTGCGTAAATATTTAAATATTGAAAAAAAGGATAGAATTGTAAATGTGGGAAAGGATAGTAGTGCGGTTTATTTGAAAAATCGGCAGGTCAGTCCCACGGAGCAGGCTGAAAAAACTATTATACGCTTTATGTGTGAGGATATGTCGATTATACCATATATTGAAGTACAATTGACACTGGAAGATATTCAGGATGAACGAAGAAAAAAAATAATGAAATCAATATGCAATGCGTATAATATGGAGAAAAATATTACAGATATCAGTTTTCAGGAAACTCTCGGAGAAGAGGCGGCCCTGGAATTTTCTCACATTATGCTAATGGATATACAACTAACCAATATGACACAAATGGTTGATGACTGCATAAAGAAGATTCGTCTGTTCAGTCTGAAAAAATTATATGAAGAACATCGGCTGCGTGCTGATGAATTACATCGTATGGGGGATAGTAGCTTTCTGCAGGAATTGGCGGAAAGTCAGCGAATTAATGATGAAATTACTAAATTGCACCAGTCATAG
- a CDS encoding deoxyguanosinetriphosphate triphosphohydrolase, with the protein MNIRERIEEQEYIYLAVAASKSKTAVRQREEEPCPFRTAFQRDRDRIIHSKAFRRLKHKTQVYFSPGDHYRMRMTHSLEVSQISRTIARGLRLNEDLIEAIALGHDVGHTPFGHAGEYALRDLIGHYNHNEQSLRVVEYLEKNGKGLNLTAAVKDGILNHTGENKPFTLEGSIVRKGDRIAYLCHDYDDGIRAGMIKKTDLPARVEKCLGTHPSDMITVMVADMLEASADLTEIRLSPAIEAAMNELREFMFEKIYHSAELEPDRKKARYVIQKLYEYFVAKPSALPDEYLQRRDRWGLETTVTDYIAGLTDVYAIHLFEELFIPANWQIR; encoded by the coding sequence ATGAATATACGTGAACGGATAGAAGAACAGGAGTATATCTACTTGGCAGTGGCGGCCAGCAAAAGTAAAACGGCTGTGCGGCAAAGAGAAGAAGAGCCATGCCCGTTTCGCACGGCATTTCAACGTGATCGTGACAGGATTATACACAGCAAGGCGTTTCGGCGCCTAAAACATAAGACCCAGGTGTATTTTTCGCCGGGCGATCACTATCGTATGCGTATGACCCATAGTTTGGAGGTTTCCCAAATTTCAAGGACCATCGCCCGTGGGCTGCGCCTTAATGAAGATTTAATCGAGGCTATTGCTTTAGGTCATGATGTAGGGCATACGCCGTTTGGTCATGCCGGTGAATATGCGTTAAGAGATCTGATCGGACATTATAATCATAATGAACAAAGTTTGCGGGTAGTAGAGTATCTGGAGAAGAATGGAAAAGGTTTGAATTTAACGGCGGCGGTAAAAGATGGAATTCTCAATCATACCGGTGAGAATAAGCCGTTTACCTTGGAGGGAAGTATCGTCCGGAAGGGAGATCGCATTGCCTATCTCTGTCACGATTATGATGACGGCATCCGGGCTGGAATGATTAAAAAGACAGATCTTCCGGCTCGGGTGGAAAAATGTCTGGGGACACATCCATCCGATATGATTACTGTTATGGTTGCCGATATGCTTGAGGCTTCTGCCGATTTGACAGAAATCCGCCTGTCGCCGGCTATTGAAGCGGCTATGAATGAATTACGCGAGTTTATGTTTGAGAAGATATATCATTCGGCTGAGTTGGAACCGGACCGTAAAAAAGCCCGTTATGTGATCCAGAAATTATATGAGTACTTTGTTGCTAAACCGTCCGCATTACCGGATGAATATTTGCAGCGACGGGATCGCTGGGGTTTGGAGACAACCGTTACTGACTATATTGCCGGATTAACCGACGTATACGCTATTCATTTGTTTGAGGAATTATTTATTCCAGCCAACTGGCAAATTCGTTAG
- a CDS encoding organic solvent tolerance protein OstA, translated as MKKKISIVFLLLTLLFTSTVFAAMPTIRADHQYFDITSGLQVLSGNVYIEHKNRVVTAGEARTNYVEVWASGGVTFTQDDIYFTGSTVYVSFPKNLAQISGGISFSRSGLQITANQVDFNWKTKVADFSGNVQVTQDGNSWSADTASYNVITNSFL; from the coding sequence GTGAAAAAAAAGATTTCCATCGTATTTCTCTTACTTACTCTCCTATTTACCAGCACTGTCTTTGCTGCCATGCCGACAATACGGGCAGACCATCAATATTTTGATATTACTTCAGGCTTGCAGGTATTGAGCGGCAATGTTTATATTGAACATAAAAACCGTGTGGTAACGGCCGGCGAAGCCAGAACAAACTATGTAGAAGTCTGGGCTTCCGGTGGAGTAACCTTTACCCAGGACGACATATATTTTACCGGCAGCACCGTATATGTCTCTTTTCCCAAAAATTTAGCCCAAATAAGCGGCGGCATCAGCTTCTCCCGTTCCGGGCTGCAGATTACGGCTAATCAGGTCGATTTCAATTGGAAGACCAAAGTGGCTGACTTCAGCGGCAATGTCCAGGTTACCCAGGACGGCAACAGTTGGTCGGCAGATACGGCAAGTTACAATGTAATAACCAACAGCTTCTTATAA
- the glyS gene encoding glycine--tRNA ligase subunit beta: protein MPKDLLLEIGTEEIPARFMPDILAQFAKITKDRLEKLRIGYSEVRTFGTPRRIVLVIRELAEQQKDWQTENKGPSLKIAFDAEGAPTKAAQGFARGQGVDVNSLVTKEGYVYAVINEKGRPVAELIPEMLLSLIQSLNFPKTMRWGDHDIRFVRPIRWLLALCGTECIPLTITDVVSSNYTFGHRFLSSGAITVDSVDDYFKKLADHFVMVDQEERRKVIREQVEKLAVSHGGTAEIDEELLEEVVFLVEYPTALCGTFDEAYLTLPAEAIVTPMREHQRYFPVRAEDKSLLPVFITIRNGNADHLEIVQHGNERVLRARLDDAKFFFEEDQKVTLANRVDRLKTIVFQDGLGTLYDKTLRVQRLAGQIAGKLAQDSDTCAIVERSALLAKADLVTGMVYEFTELQGIMGRQYALLNGEKPPVAQAIYEHYLPRFSGDELPQSDAGRIVSIADKLDNIVATFSRGLIPTGSQDPYALRRQSLGIVHILIDGTYHLSLQELLEDTLNLLQITDGAKREKLTAEVQDFFRLRIKNVLADAGIRYDLIDSVLTSGTDDIYNTWLKANAVAANAGAGELQLAAQAFTRIANLTKNITDTNLTISPSLFANQAEQALYQTYGAVREKVLAAAGTKRYDEALTSLFNLIAPIDAFFSEVMVMVDDLPVRNNRLALLKAVLELTHTVADFSKITL, encoded by the coding sequence ATGCCTAAAGATTTATTATTGGAAATTGGAACTGAAGAAATCCCAGCCAGATTTATGCCGGATATTTTAGCGCAATTTGCGAAAATTACCAAAGATAGACTGGAAAAATTACGCATCGGTTATAGCGAAGTACGGACCTTCGGCACACCGCGCAGAATAGTGCTGGTCATTCGTGAACTGGCAGAGCAGCAGAAAGATTGGCAAACGGAAAATAAGGGACCTTCGCTGAAAATTGCTTTTGATGCGGAGGGGGCACCTACCAAGGCTGCGCAGGGATTTGCCCGTGGACAGGGGGTTGATGTGAATAGTTTAGTTACCAAGGAAGGCTATGTATATGCGGTGATTAATGAAAAAGGCCGGCCGGTAGCTGAATTGATACCAGAAATGTTGCTTTCGCTGATTCAGAGCCTGAACTTTCCCAAGACTATGCGCTGGGGCGATCATGATATCCGTTTTGTCCGGCCGATTCGCTGGTTGTTGGCACTCTGCGGTACGGAGTGTATCCCGTTGACTATTACGGATGTAGTGAGCAGCAATTATACTTTTGGACATCGTTTCCTGAGTTCCGGGGCAATAACAGTTGATTCGGTTGATGATTATTTTAAAAAGCTGGCTGATCACTTTGTTATGGTTGATCAGGAGGAACGCCGTAAGGTCATTCGGGAACAGGTGGAAAAACTGGCTGTAAGTCACGGCGGAACGGCTGAAATTGATGAAGAATTATTGGAAGAAGTTGTGTTCTTGGTAGAGTATCCTACCGCTCTTTGCGGTACCTTCGATGAAGCCTATCTGACTTTGCCGGCAGAAGCCATCGTAACACCGATGCGGGAACATCAACGCTATTTTCCGGTAAGGGCCGAGGATAAATCGTTGCTGCCGGTCTTTATTACGATACGCAACGGCAACGCAGATCATCTCGAGATTGTTCAACATGGCAATGAACGGGTACTAAGGGCTAGACTGGATGATGCCAAGTTCTTCTTTGAAGAGGATCAGAAAGTGACATTAGCCAACCGGGTAGACCGATTGAAAACGATCGTGTTTCAGGATGGTTTGGGAACGTTATATGATAAGACCTTACGGGTTCAACGTTTAGCTGGTCAAATTGCCGGTAAGCTTGCTCAAGACAGTGATACCTGTGCGATTGTGGAAAGGAGTGCGTTGCTGGCCAAGGCTGATTTAGTCACAGGGATGGTGTATGAGTTTACCGAGCTGCAGGGCATCATGGGACGGCAGTACGCTCTTTTAAATGGTGAGAAACCGCCCGTAGCTCAAGCGATTTATGAACATTATCTTCCCCGATTTTCCGGTGATGAACTGCCGCAAAGTGATGCCGGTCGCATTGTCAGTATTGCCGATAAATTGGATAATATCGTGGCCACTTTCAGCCGCGGCTTGATTCCGACCGGCTCGCAAGATCCGTATGCTTTGCGCCGCCAGTCACTGGGGATTGTCCATATTCTGATTGACGGGACTTATCACTTGTCACTGCAGGAGCTCTTGGAAGATACGCTGAACTTATTACAAATCACCGACGGAGCCAAGCGGGAAAAATTGACTGCCGAGGTGCAGGATTTCTTCCGTCTGCGTATTAAAAACGTGTTGGCTGATGCTGGTATCCGTTATGATTTGATTGATTCAGTATTGACTAGTGGTACGGATGATATTTATAATACCTGGCTTAAAGCAAATGCGGTTGCTGCTAACGCCGGTGCCGGTGAGCTGCAGCTTGCAGCCCAGGCGTTTACCCGTATTGCAAATTTAACTAAAAATATCACGGATACCAATTTAACGATAAGCCCGTCCTTGTTTGCCAATCAGGCGGAACAAGCCCTGTACCAAACCTATGGCGCAGTCCGGGAGAAGGTATTGGCTGCCGCCGGCACTAAGCGGTATGACGAAGCCTTGACCTCATTATTTAACTTAATTGCACCGATAGATGCCTTTTTTAGCGAAGTTATGGTTATGGTAGACGATCTGCCAGTGAGAAACAACCGTCTTGCCTTATTAAAGGCTGTGCTGGAACTTACACACACAGTGGCTGATTTTAGCAAAATTACTTTATGA
- the glyQ gene encoding glycine--tRNA ligase subunit alpha: MTFQEIILTLQNFWAEQKCILQQPYDVEKGAGTMNPATFLRALGPEPWNVAYVEPSRRPTDGRYGDNPNRLFQHHQFQVIMKPSPDNIQELYLESLSRLGIDPAKHDIRFVEDNWESPTLGAWGLGWEVWLDGMEITQFTYFQQVGSIDVKPVSVEITYGLERLSMYIQGKENVFDIEWVDGITYGDVFHRNEVEHSHYNFELADTNLLFQLFDLYEKEALRVLDSGFVLPAYDYVLKCSHTFNLLDARGAISVSERTGFIGRVRNMARLCAQAYLNQRGKLGYPLLKGGKNNA; this comes from the coding sequence ATGACATTTCAGGAGATTATCTTAACTTTACAGAATTTCTGGGCGGAGCAGAAATGTATTTTGCAACAGCCTTATGATGTGGAAAAAGGAGCGGGCACAATGAACCCGGCAACTTTTTTGCGGGCTTTAGGGCCGGAGCCTTGGAACGTTGCTTACGTGGAGCCGTCCAGACGGCCTACTGACGGCCGGTATGGCGATAATCCCAACCGCTTGTTTCAACATCATCAATTCCAGGTGATTATGAAGCCGTCACCCGACAATATACAGGAACTTTATTTGGAAAGTCTGTCCCGTCTGGGCATTGACCCGGCTAAGCATGACATCCGCTTTGTGGAGGACAATTGGGAATCGCCTACGCTGGGCGCCTGGGGGTTAGGCTGGGAAGTATGGCTGGATGGCATGGAAATTACTCAGTTCACTTATTTTCAACAGGTGGGAAGTATTGATGTTAAGCCTGTATCGGTTGAAATTACGTATGGTTTAGAACGGCTGTCCATGTACATTCAGGGAAAAGAAAATGTATTTGATATTGAGTGGGTGGATGGTATTACCTATGGCGATGTGTTTCATCGGAATGAAGTGGAGCATTCCCATTACAACTTTGAACTGGCTGATACCAACCTCTTGTTCCAATTGTTTGATTTATACGAAAAAGAGGCTTTGCGCGTATTAGACAGCGGTTTTGTTCTTCCGGCCTACGATTACGTCTTGAAGTGTTCTCACACCTTTAATTTGCTGGATGCGAGAGGAGCGATCAGCGTAAGTGAACGTACCGGCTTCATTGGCCGGGTGCGCAACATGGCCCGGCTCTGTGCGCAGGCTTATTTGAATCAAAGGGGAAAATTGGGGTATCCGCTGCTTAAGGGAGGAAAGAATAATGCCTAA
- a CDS encoding DUF4342 domain-containing protein, producing the protein MMEEITLEKIDAIRSRTGVSYREAKEALEQTQGNVVEALIALESEKQTNWTEEFSVRSSEVIDKVKELIHEGNVNSIRVKHDDKTLVDIPVGLGALGAVFLPQLAALGVLVAVFKRCTIEVIRNDKNDHEE; encoded by the coding sequence ATGATGGAAGAAATTACTCTGGAAAAGATTGATGCTATACGGAGCAGAACCGGTGTTTCTTATCGTGAGGCCAAGGAAGCGCTGGAACAGACGCAGGGCAATGTCGTTGAGGCCTTGATTGCGCTGGAAAGCGAAAAACAGACAAACTGGACGGAGGAGTTTTCTGTCCGTTCTTCAGAAGTGATTGATAAGGTGAAAGAACTGATTCATGAAGGAAATGTCAATAGCATTCGGGTAAAGCATGATGACAAGACCTTGGTGGATATTCCTGTCGGTTTAGGTGCGCTTGGCGCTGTTTTTCTGCCTCAACTGGCCGCGTTAGGTGTTTTGGTTGCCGTGTTTAAGCGTTGCACTATTGAAGTTATTCGCAACGATAAGAACGATCACGAAGAATAA
- the recO gene encoding DNA repair protein RecO, which produces MIYPVEAVLLAVRDWRDADRLVTLFSKEQGKLTAVAYGARRPSNRLAGSIQPFAYLDLQLQSGTGMEVIKQCEVKDHFRSVREELTSMSYASFLTELVIELCPERQPEPLLFDILLDAFSLMKTRNPRIVALAAAWKIVEISGYVPEWQVCVVCGQVLQYPAFFDAAGGGAACPVCSSRELRLDKPAVELINTLLELDFKQPEDFSVTGAALVQAEAVLVKYLLYCLDKPLKSLGFIQQLHAVNRSRASGLV; this is translated from the coding sequence ATGATCTATCCAGTGGAAGCCGTCTTACTGGCAGTACGCGATTGGCGGGATGCTGACAGACTGGTTACGTTATTTTCAAAAGAACAGGGAAAGCTGACAGCTGTCGCTTATGGCGCCAGGCGGCCTAGCAATCGTCTGGCCGGAAGCATCCAGCCTTTTGCTTATCTGGATCTGCAGCTCCAATCGGGCACCGGCATGGAAGTGATTAAGCAATGTGAAGTGAAAGATCATTTCCGTTCGGTTCGTGAAGAGCTTACTTCCATGTCCTATGCATCCTTTCTAACGGAACTGGTCATTGAACTTTGCCCGGAACGTCAGCCGGAACCTTTGCTTTTTGATATTCTGCTGGATGCGTTTTCATTGATGAAAACCAGAAATCCAAGAATTGTGGCATTGGCCGCAGCCTGGAAGATAGTAGAGATCAGTGGCTATGTACCGGAATGGCAGGTATGTGTTGTTTGTGGACAAGTTCTTCAATATCCGGCCTTTTTTGATGCCGCCGGTGGCGGAGCAGCATGCCCTGTCTGCTCTTCCCGGGAGCTTCGCCTTGATAAACCGGCGGTTGAACTGATTAATACCTTACTGGAACTGGATTTTAAACAACCTGAAGACTTTTCGGTTACTGGGGCTGCTTTAGTGCAGGCTGAGGCGGTGCTGGTCAAATATTTACTGTACTGTCTGGATAAGCCGCTGAAATCCCTGGGCTTTATCCAACAATTACACGCCGTTAACCGTTCTCGTGCATCTGGTCTGGTATAG
- a CDS encoding hemolysin family protein has translation MALLLVFLNGFFVIAEFSLVKVRKTRLEELAHQGNSRAVLALKVVSGFDTYLGATQLGITLASLALGWLGEPAVASLLVSLFNDILPDNYYWLASTISVALGFILITFLHIVLGELVPKSLAIQKTEEVALFSVWPLYIFHKIGYPVILLFNQAAQAFLAILGIKAAKEAELTHSEEELRMLVSASHRGGVLDQMESELIDNVFDFADRLAREVMIPRQDMVCLFVDDSYEENLRVVREASHTRFPLCIEDKDHVIGMVHLRDLMDFDLCNSENKDLKTIMREILVVPEGMSVAKLLQVMRRKRIHLAVVADEYGGTAGLVALEDVIEEIVGDIQDEHDEIVDVEIQRLEEGSYEFDGRVLLDDVTDILHIELEDHEEDTIGGYIFGLLGRKPEIGDTVNIGAYVFEVLKVNGFRIVRVKAKQLPEPSVDDDELINQ, from the coding sequence TTGGCTCTGTTATTGGTTTTTCTAAATGGTTTTTTTGTTATTGCCGAATTTTCGCTGGTAAAGGTAAGAAAGACCCGCTTGGAAGAACTGGCTCATCAGGGCAACAGCCGGGCTGTTTTGGCTCTGAAGGTAGTGTCGGGCTTTGATACCTACCTGGGAGCTACTCAACTGGGAATTACTCTGGCCTCGCTGGCTCTAGGCTGGCTGGGAGAACCTGCCGTGGCGTCACTGCTGGTGTCTTTGTTTAACGACATTCTGCCTGACAATTATTATTGGCTGGCGTCCACCATCAGTGTGGCTCTTGGTTTTATACTTATAACCTTTCTGCATATTGTATTGGGAGAATTGGTGCCCAAATCACTGGCTATTCAAAAGACGGAGGAAGTCGCTTTATTTTCCGTATGGCCCTTATATATTTTTCATAAAATCGGGTATCCCGTTATTTTGCTGTTCAATCAGGCGGCGCAGGCATTTTTGGCTATCCTGGGGATTAAGGCCGCTAAAGAGGCTGAGCTGACCCATTCGGAAGAGGAATTACGCATGCTGGTAAGCGCCAGCCACCGTGGCGGTGTGCTGGATCAAATGGAAAGCGAACTGATTGACAATGTGTTTGATTTTGCCGACCGTCTGGCCCGGGAAGTTATGATTCCGCGGCAGGATATGGTTTGCCTGTTTGTTGATGATTCTTATGAAGAAAATCTGCGGGTGGTCCGGGAAGCCAGCCATACGCGGTTTCCGCTTTGCATTGAGGATAAAGACCATGTGATCGGTATGGTTCATTTAAGAGATTTGATGGATTTTGATTTATGTAATTCTGAAAATAAAGATTTAAAAACCATTATGCGGGAGATTCTGGTCGTTCCGGAGGGAATGTCGGTAGCAAAACTTTTGCAGGTCATGCGGCGGAAACGCATTCATCTTGCGGTGGTAGCCGATGAGTATGGCGGGACGGCAGGCTTGGTGGCACTGGAAGATGTCATTGAAGAAATTGTCGGCGATATCCAGGATGAACACGATGAAATTGTCGATGTGGAAATTCAACGGTTGGAAGAAGGCAGCTACGAGTTTGACGGTCGGGTGCTCCTTGATGATGTTACGGACATTTTGCATATCGAATTGGAAGACCACGAGGAAGATACGATCGGCGGGTATATTTTCGGCCTGTTAGGCCGCAAGCCGGAAATTGGTGATACAGTAAATATTGGTGCTTATGTCTTTGAAGTATTAAAAGTTAATGGATTTCGCATAGTAAGAGTGAAGGCAAAACAATTGCCGGAGCCTTCGGTGGATGACGATGAGTTAATAAACCAATAA
- a CDS encoding DUF502 domain-containing protein: MNRISKYFINGLIVIVPIAITAFVVVQIFSMAEDLLGRHMPVHFPGIGIVAVVILLIVTGWLSSYWILKRLLEFGERLLDSIPIVKFIYKSIKQLSTAVFESQHLFKQAVLVPYPHPGAKSIGFIMSELSEPLAEAMDEEHVCVYVPMSFNLTNGFNILVPKKDIIALDITSESALQYIFTAGTIMPVRHDVQK; the protein is encoded by the coding sequence ATGAATCGAATTTCCAAATATTTTATTAATGGCTTGATTGTGATTGTTCCAATTGCCATTACCGCTTTTGTTGTTGTACAGATTTTTTCCATGGCCGAAGATCTGCTGGGACGACATATGCCGGTACATTTTCCCGGTATCGGGATTGTTGCGGTTGTCATCCTGCTGATTGTGACAGGCTGGCTATCTTCGTATTGGATATTGAAACGTCTTTTGGAATTTGGTGAGCGTCTGCTGGATTCCATTCCCATAGTAAAGTTTATTTACAAAAGCATCAAACAATTATCTACGGCTGTGTTTGAGTCACAGCATCTATTTAAACAGGCTGTTTTGGTGCCTTATCCCCATCCGGGGGCAAAGTCAATCGGCTTTATTATGTCGGAGCTTTCCGAGCCGCTGGCGGAAGCTATGGACGAAGAACATGTCTGTGTCTATGTTCCGATGAGTTTTAATTTAACCAACGGCTTTAATATTCTGGTACCTAAGAAGGATATAATAGCTTTAGACATTACCAGTGAAAGTGCGCTGCAGTATATTTTTACAGCAGGAACCATCATGCCGGTCAGGCATGATGTGCAAAAATAG
- the era gene encoding GTPase Era, giving the protein MSEVAEKQEYKSGFVAIIGRPNVGKSTLMNSLIGQKVAIMSDKPQTTRNKILCVLTLADAQILFIDTPGIHKPKHKLGEYMVKTAENTLHEVDVVAFVVDATEELGAGEQYILERLKTVKTPVLLVINKIDQISKNNILPIITQYTNCFDFSAVVPISALEHTNLDHLTDEIKKHLKPGPQYYPEDMLTDQPERLVIAELIREKILHVTREEIPHAIAVDIEEITTRPNDDLYIRAVVYVERESQKGIVIGAGGKLLKEIGHAARKDIENLLGSKSFLDLWVKVKKDWRNRDSSLRNFGYE; this is encoded by the coding sequence ATGAGTGAAGTAGCTGAAAAACAAGAATATAAATCGGGGTTCGTCGCCATCATCGGACGTCCCAATGTGGGGAAATCCACTTTGATGAATAGTCTGATTGGACAAAAGGTGGCGATTATGTCTGATAAGCCACAAACCACCCGTAATAAAATTTTGTGTGTGTTAACGTTGGCGGACGCTCAGATTCTGTTTATTGACACGCCGGGCATCCATAAGCCTAAGCATAAACTGGGCGAGTATATGGTCAAAACGGCGGAAAATACCTTGCATGAGGTAGATGTTGTTGCCTTTGTTGTCGATGCCACCGAAGAACTGGGTGCCGGGGAACAGTATATCCTGGAGAGACTTAAAACGGTTAAAACGCCGGTGCTTCTGGTAATCAACAAGATTGACCAAATCAGCAAAAACAATATTTTGCCGATTATTACCCAGTATACAAATTGCTTTGATTTTTCGGCGGTCGTACCGATTTCCGCTTTGGAACATACTAATCTTGATCATTTGACTGACGAGATAAAAAAACATTTAAAGCCGGGTCCGCAGTATTACCCTGAAGATATGCTGACCGATCAACCGGAACGGCTGGTCATTGCCGAGTTGATCAGAGAGAAGATTCTTCACGTCACCAGAGAGGAAATTCCTCATGCCATAGCCGTGGATATTGAGGAAATTACCACACGGCCCAATGACGATTTGTATATCCGGGCCGTGGTATATGTGGAACGGGAGTCGCAAAAAGGCATTGTGATTGGTGCTGGCGGCAAACTGCTAAAAGAGATTGGTCATGCGGCCAGGAAAGATATTGAGAACCTGCTTGGCTCGAAAAGTTTTCTGGATTTATGGGTTAAAGTGAAAAAGGATTGGCGTAACCGGGACAGTTCATTGCGGAATTTTGGCTATGAATAA
- the ybeY gene encoding rRNA maturation RNase YbeY, protein MKVTDQLESIVTAVLQKAAEIHALAPQTEVSVVLADDPYIRELNRDYRGKDRATDVLSFALNEGDEPDIIDGPEELLLGDIIISLETAERQAGDFGHTLERELAYLAVHGMLHLLGFDHEDELERQTMRLEEEKVLAALNITRSPNDV, encoded by the coding sequence ATGAAAGTAACGGACCAACTGGAGAGCATCGTGACGGCTGTGCTGCAAAAAGCAGCTGAAATACATGCCCTGGCGCCACAAACCGAAGTGAGTGTTGTTCTGGCCGATGATCCTTATATCAGAGAACTCAACCGGGATTATCGCGGGAAAGACCGGGCTACGGATGTGCTTTCCTTTGCCTTGAATGAAGGCGATGAACCGGATATTATTGATGGTCCGGAGGAACTGCTGCTGGGTGACATCATCATCTCCTTGGAAACGGCCGAGCGACAAGCCGGTGATTTCGGGCATACTCTGGAACGTGAGCTGGCTTATCTGGCTGTCCATGGCATGTTACATTTACTAGGCTTTGATCATGAGGACGAACTGGAGCGCCAGACTATGCGGCTGGAGGAAGAAAAGGTGTTGGCGGCACTTAATATTACCAGAAGTCCAAACGATGTGTGA